A window from Culex pipiens pallens isolate TS chromosome 3, TS_CPP_V2, whole genome shotgun sequence encodes these proteins:
- the LOC120426142 gene encoding chitin deacetylase 8, whose product MCFRKLCYFLLLLLIALGIRSTSAVQCNANCKPPNCRCSSTEIPGSLASKDTPQFVLLTFDDAVTVHNVPYYREAFTGRTNSDSCPVAATFFVSHEYTDYSLVHELYSAGHEIALHSISHSSNTQYWRDASVAQLADEFGGERTMMEKFAKIPGGHVQGLRMPFLQMAGNNSFQMMKDSGFTYDCSMPTRAHVSPGMWPYTLDYESSQDCVIGSCPTGSFPGVWVIPMITWTTKDGFPCAMVDTCLGMPNTTQELFEYFKSNFEQTYLTNKAPFGFYVHAAWFDVSPVHFEAYKMFLDYLQGLQDVYMVSGSTVIDWVRSPVPLSQMKSKCRKPAAPTCRPVSCELCKKEDNNFTTRWAKFCDVPCPGSYPWLQNHLGTASYGDGCKKPWL is encoded by the exons ATGTGCTTCAGAAAGTTGTGCTATTTTTTGCTTCTGCTGCTAATTGCACTCGGAATTAGATCAACCAGTGCCGTTCAATGTAACGCCAACTGTAAACCACCAAACTGCCGTTGTTCCTCAACGGAAATTCCGGGAAGTTTGGCGTCAAAGGACACCCCTCAGTTCGTGCTGCTCACGTTCGACGATGCGGTCACCGTGCATAATGTTCCGTACTACCGGGAGGCTTTCACTGGTCGGACAAACAGCGACTCCTGTCCGGTGGCGGCGACCTTTTTCGTGTCCCACGAGTACACCGATTACAGTTTGGTTCATGAGTTGTACTCGGCCGGGCACGAGATCGCGTTGCATTCGATTTCGCACAGCTCAAACACCCAGTACTGGCGGGATGCGTCGGTGGCCCAGTTGGCCGACGAGTTTGGTGGGGAACGGACCATGATGGAGAAGTTTGCCAAGATTCCCGGAGGGCACGTGCAGGGACTGAGGATGCCCTTTCTGCAAATGGCCGGCAACAACTCGTTCCAGATGATGAAGGACAGCGGGTTTACGTACGATTGCTCGATGCCAACGAGGGCGCACGTGTCTCCTGGAATGTGGCCGTACACGTTGGACTACGAGAGTAGTCAGGATTGTGTCATTGGGTCTTGCCCGACGGGAAGCTTCCCGGGCGTCTGGGTTATCCCGATGATTACGTGGACCACCAAGGATGGGTTTCCCTGTGCCATGGTAGACACATGTCTTGGAAT gccaaatactacccaAGAACTGTTCGAGTACTTCAAGAGCAACTTTGAACAAACGTATCTAACCAACAAAGCTCCCTTCGGGTTTTACGTCCATGCGGCCTGGTTCGACGTAAGCCCCGTCCATTTTGAGGCGTACAAAATGTTCTTGGACTATCTGCAGGGTCTTCAAGATGTCTACATG GTCAGCGGATCGACGGTGATCGACTGGGTCCGCAGTCCCGTTCCGCTGTCTCAGATGAAGTCAAAGTGTCGTAAACCCGCGGCCCCCACCTGTCGGCCCGTGTCCTGTGAGTTGTGCAAAAAGGAGGACAACAACTTCACCACCAGGTGGGCCAAATTTTGCGACGTTCCGTGCCCGGGCTCGTACCCTTGGCTGCAGAACCACCTGGGGACGGCAAGTTACGGCGATGGGTGCAAGAAGCCGTGGTTGTGA